A region of Methanobrevibacter wolinii SH DNA encodes the following proteins:
- a CDS encoding response regulator, which translates to MKNTILIVEDESVTALDLKFTLEDLGYEVVGIADTAEDAINLAAELSPDLTIMDIHLKGEMTGIEAAKKISELNLPVIFLTAYYDDETFGNALECSSTYAFITKPFNKNNIRLNVDSAIKRSKVDAEKLDMAHGFIKK; encoded by the coding sequence ATGAAAAATACTATATTAATTGTTGAAGATGAATCAGTTACTGCACTTGATTTAAAATTCACACTTGAAGATTTAGGTTATGAAGTTGTTGGTATTGCAGATACTGCTGAAGATGCTATTAATCTTGCTGCTGAATTGTCTCCAGATTTAACAATTATGGATATTCATTTAAAAGGTGAGATGACTGGTATTGAAGCAGCTAAAAAAATTTCAGAGCTTAATTTACCTGTTATTTTTTTAACTGCATATTATGATGATGAAACATTTGGTAATGCATTAGAATGTTCATCTACATATGCATTTATTACAAAACCTTTTAATAAGAACAATATTCGTTTAAATGTAGATTCTGCAATTAAACGTTCTAAAGTTGATGCTGAAAAACTTGATATGGCTCATGGTTTTATAAAAAAATAG
- a CDS encoding glycosyltransferase, producing MKDNEKGYYSSLNSSGYTKNSSSNSNVEFEDSFQNFGGVSKENKDLDNLDESTYDIIHEVAKNEFSSLKNLKNTKDLLINIDDSKLNQDKLLENVPRIYIISKNNLIVKNIKKIIKKEHYDCIGISDNIEDSLRFIEDKLPDLVFISFDLDDGSIGKNINKLDIPLIYIFSKDDNLKQNNVLLTMDYGFIFEDSDLNEIKFAMKIALKKHENNVKSVVNVKSKINEKNIELGIEKLYSALLLVLSVFLILSGIISKNVTFLQWIIFIPSVIMIFLALVSLFKMDEPTPYEVPPFVSVIIPAHNEQYTIESTVRSIANIDYNYKGKTNYEVIVVNDGSEDKTGEILSNLKNEFSNLRIITRKPPKSGKGKGFVLNDALTLAHGSIIGVFDADTQVHPDFLEKLVPYLNNPKVKGVQSRVRMYNKDYNFLTNMQDVEFSGFGNILRAKDNLKFNGFLGGNGQFVKKDAIINSGKWDGFAVTEDLNLSVKILINGGEIRYCPEVAVYQEAIYNWGDFMRQRVRWAIGNFETLFVYFSSILSSKLPLFKKIGIITHISNYAFNLFIFVGFIIFIINILAWFIFHIPTVIRMEAPLLIGVISAVGFFPGIIIALLRDDKKYLKFIIDLIEYWLYCFHLIPLFFKTMWAMITRVERKWDKTTHKGMEDDDVEASQ from the coding sequence TTGAAAGACAATGAAAAGGGGTATTATTCTTCTTTAAATTCTAGTGGTTATACGAAAAATTCATCTTCAAATTCTAATGTTGAATTTGAGGATTCTTTTCAAAATTTTGGTGGTGTGAGTAAAGAGAATAAGGATTTAGATAATTTAGATGAATCTACATATGATATTATTCATGAAGTAGCTAAAAATGAGTTTTCTTCACTTAAAAATTTAAAAAATACTAAAGATTTGCTTATTAATATTGATGATTCTAAGTTAAATCAAGATAAATTACTTGAAAATGTTCCAAGGATATATATTATTAGTAAAAATAACTTGATTGTTAAGAATATTAAAAAGATTATAAAAAAAGAGCATTATGATTGTATTGGTATATCTGATAATATTGAGGATTCACTTAGGTTTATTGAAGATAAATTACCTGATTTAGTTTTTATTAGTTTTGATTTAGATGATGGATCTATTGGTAAAAATATTAATAAGTTAGATATTCCATTAATCTATATTTTTAGTAAAGATGATAATTTAAAACAGAACAATGTTCTTTTAACAATGGATTATGGCTTTATTTTTGAAGATTCTGATTTAAATGAGATTAAATTTGCTATGAAAATTGCTCTTAAAAAACATGAAAATAATGTTAAATCTGTAGTTAATGTTAAATCAAAGATTAATGAAAAAAATATTGAATTAGGTATTGAAAAATTATATTCTGCTTTACTTTTAGTTCTTTCAGTATTCCTTATATTATCAGGTATTATTTCTAAGAATGTTACATTTTTACAATGGATTATATTTATTCCATCTGTAATTATGATATTTTTAGCATTAGTAAGTTTGTTTAAAATGGATGAACCTACTCCATATGAAGTGCCACCATTTGTTTCAGTTATTATTCCAGCACATAATGAACAGTATACTATTGAATCAACAGTTAGAAGTATTGCAAATATAGATTATAATTATAAAGGTAAAACTAATTATGAAGTTATTGTAGTAAATGATGGTTCTGAAGATAAAACTGGTGAAATTTTATCTAATCTTAAGAATGAATTTTCTAATTTAAGAATAATAACACGTAAACCACCTAAATCTGGTAAAGGTAAAGGTTTTGTACTTAATGATGCACTTACATTAGCTCATGGATCAATTATTGGTGTTTTTGATGCAGATACTCAAGTACATCCAGATTTTCTAGAAAAATTAGTTCCTTATTTAAATAATCCAAAAGTAAAAGGTGTTCAATCAAGAGTTAGAATGTATAATAAAGATTATAATTTTTTAACTAATATGCAAGATGTAGAATTCTCAGGTTTTGGAAATATACTTAGAGCTAAGGATAATCTAAAATTTAATGGATTCTTAGGTGGAAATGGACAGTTTGTTAAAAAGGATGCAATTATTAATTCTGGAAAATGGGATGGATTTGCAGTTACAGAAGATTTAAATTTAAGTGTTAAAATATTAATCAATGGTGGAGAAATTAGATATTGTCCTGAAGTTGCTGTTTATCAAGAAGCTATATATAATTGGGGCGACTTTATGAGACAAAGAGTTCGTTGGGCTATAGGTAATTTTGAAACATTATTTGTTTATTTCTCGAGTATTCTTTCTAGTAAGTTACCTTTATTTAAAAAAATAGGTATTATAACTCATATTAGTAATTATGCTTTTAATTTATTCATTTTCGTTGGTTTTATAATATTTATTATAAATATTTTAGCATGGTTTATATTCCACATTCCTACAGTAATACGTATGGAAGCACCTTTATTAATTGGAGTTATTTCAGCAGTTGGTTTCTTCCCAGGTATAATCATTGCATTATTAAGGGATGATAAGAAATATCTTAAATTTATTATTGATTTAATTGAATATTGGCTTTACTGTTTCCATTTAATTCCATTATTCTTTAAAACAATGTGGGCTATGATTACAAGAGTTGAAAGAAAATGGGATAAAACTACACATAAAGGTATGGAAGATGATGATGTGGAGGCAAGTCAATGA